In a genomic window of Gadus macrocephalus chromosome 9, ASM3116895v1:
- the tspan33b gene encoding tetraspanin-33b isoform X1, translating into MDRIQNLNRAETFSYTNPWIRYFLFFFSLLFWVFSLLIVMIGVYAKVQKATDTVRDTFLIDPAVVLIAVGVVMFFITFCGCVGALRDNIRLLRAFSFSLTLVFLTQLSIAVLGFFYSDQTRHAVGKFVKKAIVHYRDDLDLQNLMDYIQKEFKCCGWNDYTDWSWNLYFNCTEGNPSTERCAVPFSCCTPIPGEAVINTMCGFGVQAQNSLEADRSIYPVGCADRAVVWIESHLLLVGALTLGLALPQIAGIVLSQILITQIQDEISAVL; encoded by the exons ATGGACAGGATCCAGAACCTAAACCGCGCGGAAACCTTCTCCTACACCAACCCCTGGATTAGAtacttcctcttcttcttcagcttGTTGTTCTGG GTTTTCTCCTTGTTGATTGTCATGATAGGTGTGTATGCCAAGGTTCAGAAAGCAACAG ACACCGTGAGGGACACCTTCCTCATCGACCCGGCCGTCGTGCTCATCGCGGTGGGGGTGGTCATGTTCTTCATCACCTTTTGCGGCTGCGTCGGAGCTCTGCGGGACAACATCCGTCTCCTGCGAGCG TTCTCCTTCAGTCTGACCCTGGTCTTCCTCACCCAGCTGTCCATAGCAGTCCTGGGGTTCTTTTACTCGGATCAG ACGCGCCATGCTGTGGGGAAATTTGTGAAGAAGGCCATAGTACACTACAGAGATGACTTGGATCTACAGAACCTGATGGATTACATACAGAAAGAG tttaaaTGCTGCGGGTGGAACGACTACACCGACTGGTCGTGGAACCTCTACTTCAACTGTACAGAGGGGAACCCGAGCACGGAGCGCTGTGCCGTGCCCTTCTCCTGCTGCACCCCCATCCCAGGAGAG GCCGTGATCAACACCATGTGTGGCTTCGGCGTCCAGGCGCAGAACTCCTTGGAGGCCGATAGGTCCATCTACCCCGTCGGCTGTGCAGACAGAGCCGTGGTTTGGATCGAGTCCCACCTGCTGCTGGTGGGAGCTCTTACCCTGGGTCTAGCCCTCCCCCAG